One Leucoraja erinacea ecotype New England chromosome 5, Leri_hhj_1, whole genome shotgun sequence DNA segment encodes these proteins:
- the LOC129697319 gene encoding uncharacterized protein LOC129697319, which yields MIPSHALKEMAQEAESSPLILSFFVLFNLLSLSSIKRQQNSLTVIQKNKLKNHKNTKHSIPQHKHPHSGTKVPHCEGRNQSPVNLLTDVPQCLPVVGTSRAPCSRRYGRPDVQTLSSVAMKPQRRTGEHPQRSGPWNRPPSTGVCGSRCPQAEIRAGRPPAKGPRTPRCQSQHRPRWELRTHSVMLEQRPNTLKLQVVISELNVDKTKEMVVDFRRAQPKHTPLNISGTAVERVESIKFLGVQITDSLTWSRNTTGTGKRAHQLLHFLRKLKQASLPTNILRTFYRGTVESVLTYCINTWYSTCNCSDRKALQRVVRGAERIIGVSLPSIQELFQSRCLKKAQRIAKDKLHPLHIHLDLLPSGKRYRSIKARTTRQLNSFLPQAVRLLNSHSVLTVT from the exons ATGATTCCCAGTCATGCATTAAAAGAGATGGCACAGGAAGCTGAAAGCTCGCCTCTcattctttctttttttgttttatttaatttattgtcattgtcttcaattaagagacagcaaaattcccttacagtcatacaaaaaaataaattaaaaaaccacaaaaacacaaaacacagtattccacaacacaaacatccccacagcggcaccaaagttccccactgtgagggaaggaaccaaagtccagtcaacctcctcactgatgttccccaatgtttacccgtggtcgggacctcccgaGCACcctgtagtcgccgctacgggcggcccgatgttcagaccCTCTCGTCGGTAGCGATGAAACCTCAACGTCGAacaggagaacatcctcagcggtcTGGACCTTGGaatcggccaccttccaccggagtctgcggctcccgatgtccacaggcggAGATTCGTGCTGGTCGACCACCGGCAAAGGGTCCAAGGACTCCGCGATGTCAAAGTCAGCAccgcccacgttgggagctccgcacccacagcgtgatgttggagcaacggcccaacactCTGAAGCTCCAAGTGGTGATCTCAG aattaaatgtcgacaaaacgaaggagatggttgtcgacttcaggagggcgcagccaaagcatacacccctcaacatcagtggcactgcagtggagagagtggagagcataaagttcctcggtgtgcaaattacagacagcctcacctggtccaggaacaccactgggaccggcaaacgggcccatcagctactgcacttcctgaggaaactaaaacaggcctcactccccaccaacatcctcaggactttctacaggggtacggtggagtctgtactcacgtactgcataaatacgtggtactccacctgcaactgctcggacaggaaggctctgcagagggtagtgaggggagcagagaggatcattggcgtctccctaccctcgatacaagaactgttccagagccgctgtctgaaaaaagctcagagaattgctaaggacaaactgcaccccctccacatacacctggatctcctgccatcaggcaagagatatcgaagcatcaaagcccggactacaagacagctaaacagcttcctaccacaggctgtgaggctgctaaacagtcactctgtactcacagtcacttga